Proteins from a genomic interval of Mesobacillus sp. S13:
- a CDS encoding YugN family protein: MKFENTGIENLKADLNRLDEVMLEHGLVREGQWDYERVTYDKKLVVKEGTFYLRVQGYVHEGDVGAHKAIIQLMTPLLGKHYYPHGVEYGEGEQFPKALVSQCEKLLKDVKAEVETFAI, encoded by the coding sequence ATGAAATTCGAAAATACAGGTATTGAAAACCTGAAAGCGGACTTGAACCGTCTTGATGAGGTTATGTTAGAACACGGTCTGGTACGTGAAGGACAATGGGACTATGAGAGAGTAACCTATGACAAAAAGCTAGTGGTCAAGGAAGGAACGTTTTATCTGCGTGTCCAAGGCTATGTCCACGAGGGAGATGTTGGTGCACATAAAGCGATCATTCAATTGATGACTCCTTTACTAGGAAAACATTATTATCCACATGGCGTTGAGTATGGGGAAGGCGAGCAATTCCCGAAAGCACTTGTCAGCCAATGCGAAAAGCTTTTAAAAGATGTAAAAGCTGAAGTAGAAACATTCGCGATTTAA
- a CDS encoding CBS domain-containing protein has product MRKISDIMTSDVETCSLLDNVFEVAVKMKEWNVGSIPIVDEDKLVGMITDRDIVIRGIAEKHPPSSKVESVMSDHLVTATPDMTTKEATRLMAEHQIRRLPVVEGDTLVGIVALGDFAVDEMTDEQAQHALSEISEPGNHMQ; this is encoded by the coding sequence GTGCGTAAAATTAGTGATATAATGACTAGCGATGTTGAAACCTGCAGTTTGCTGGATAATGTATTCGAAGTGGCAGTCAAAATGAAGGAATGGAATGTTGGATCCATTCCAATTGTAGACGAGGATAAGCTCGTAGGCATGATTACCGACAGGGACATAGTCATTAGAGGAATAGCAGAGAAACATCCACCGTCTTCAAAAGTGGAAAGTGTAATGAGTGACCATCTTGTCACAGCCACACCGGATATGACGACCAAAGAAGCAACCAGACTAATGGCGGAACACCAAATAAGAAGGCTGCCAGTAGTCGAAGGAGATACACTAGTAGGGATTGTCGCTTTAGGAGACTTTGCTGTAGATGAAATGACAGACGAACAGGCCCAGCACGCTCTATCAGAAATATCAGAGCCGGGAAATCATATGCAATAA
- a CDS encoding CAP domain-containing protein, which translates to MRTIVRILIFAAIFLLIGLYMGYNKEDNDELVIEQKSTPKVDESLKKDISEQSISEGIEQPSQGVGSLLGKEIDSLKETLGDPSRVDLSAYGFHWWIFNNDPDEYIQAGVLDGKVVTAYGIGPSVNVQPFKIGQRIEEIFSMNVIEPDVTFEYNGSSYKFELSEQDMNTRPIIKMGEYFVQLYIDKFTSSVSSIRYMDKETIVKQRPYEMVYRGSLIEPPVLSEGDWIRIEAGLEKQILDITNAIRSRHELSKLEWDEKTAEVAYAHSKDMAIEDYFSHESDKYGDLSERLKAAEILYQLAGENIAANYTDGPAVVEGWLNSESHREALLNEEFTHLGVGVYQRHYTQNFLKMWEEPQQ; encoded by the coding sequence CTGCGAACGATTGTAAGGATTTTAATCTTTGCTGCAATTTTTTTACTTATTGGTTTATACATGGGATATAACAAGGAAGATAATGATGAATTGGTAATCGAACAGAAGTCGACTCCTAAAGTAGATGAATCCCTCAAAAAGGACATAAGTGAACAAAGTATCAGTGAGGGAATTGAGCAGCCATCACAAGGTGTCGGTTCCTTGTTAGGAAAGGAAATCGACTCTCTTAAAGAGACCTTAGGAGACCCATCGAGAGTGGACCTATCAGCCTATGGTTTCCATTGGTGGATCTTTAACAATGACCCAGATGAATATATCCAGGCTGGTGTCTTGGATGGAAAGGTCGTGACGGCTTATGGCATTGGACCTTCAGTCAATGTACAGCCATTTAAAATTGGCCAGCGCATTGAGGAAATTTTCTCCATGAACGTTATTGAGCCAGATGTAACATTTGAATATAATGGAAGCTCTTATAAGTTCGAGCTTTCCGAGCAGGATATGAACACCCGTCCTATTATAAAAATGGGAGAGTACTTTGTACAGCTCTATATTGATAAATTCACTAGTTCTGTTTCGAGCATCCGGTATATGGACAAAGAAACGATTGTTAAGCAGCGTCCATATGAAATGGTCTACAGGGGAAGTTTGATAGAACCGCCAGTGCTTTCGGAAGGTGATTGGATCAGGATTGAAGCCGGTCTCGAAAAACAGATCCTAGACATTACAAATGCGATCAGATCAAGGCATGAGCTTTCAAAGCTTGAATGGGATGAAAAAACAGCAGAAGTAGCATATGCCCATAGCAAGGATATGGCCATTGAAGATTATTTCTCGCATGAGTCAGACAAGTACGGGGATTTATCTGAAAGGCTTAAAGCGGCAGAGATTTTGTATCAATTAGCTGGCGAAAACATTGCAGCTAACTATACAGATGGACCAGCCGTTGTCGAAGGCTGGCTGAATAGTGAATCCCACCGTGAGGCATTATTAAACGAAGAATTTACGCATCTTGGTGTAGGGGTATATCAAAGGCACTATACCCAGAACTTTTTGAAAATGTGGGAAGAACCACAACAGTAA
- a CDS encoding PaaI family thioesterase — protein sequence MEKELQQLLDECISLSGEQEIEALKTVLSGVKNKLSGKNSTYIDGLLHMDRRLDHETCEIDIPITNVLDNTLGIVHGGFTATILDTAMGTLANKLLPEGYAAVTSQINIHYLAPGIGDNLHCKATLIHQGRSTIVLEADVFRSDGKKIAHSSGSFFVVKKQHK from the coding sequence GTGGAAAAAGAATTGCAGCAGCTTTTAGACGAATGCATCTCGCTATCAGGCGAACAGGAGATTGAAGCACTTAAAACGGTACTTTCAGGAGTGAAAAATAAACTTAGCGGTAAAAACAGCACGTACATTGATGGCCTCCTGCATATGGATAGGAGACTCGATCATGAAACTTGCGAAATTGATATTCCAATCACAAATGTGCTCGATAATACACTGGGCATAGTTCATGGCGGCTTTACTGCCACGATCCTCGACACGGCGATGGGCACATTAGCAAATAAACTGCTTCCAGAAGGCTACGCAGCTGTCACATCACAAATAAACATCCATTACCTTGCACCCGGAATAGGCGACAATCTCCATTGTAAAGCGACGCTGATCCATCAAGGCAGAAGTACCATCGTCCTTGAAGCCGATGTATTCAGGTCTGACGGCAAAAAAATTGCGCATTCTTCCGGCAGCTTTTTCGTTGTAAAAAAACAGCATAAATAG
- a CDS encoding YlbD family protein has product MAKKKLHPSVEKFKEFVKSHPELVQEVRKGNTTWQEMYEDWYLLGEDDPKWNKSSNEKDEKSEEKEKKTDWLGTVMGAVKNMDPEQVQGQIHNISQALGAIQGVLSQFQGSKGGQQPSNSSGPSHPFSFRQD; this is encoded by the coding sequence ATGGCCAAAAAGAAACTTCATCCCTCTGTTGAGAAGTTCAAGGAATTTGTGAAGAGCCATCCAGAGCTCGTGCAGGAAGTCAGGAAAGGCAATACGACCTGGCAGGAAATGTACGAGGATTGGTACCTGCTGGGCGAGGATGACCCAAAATGGAACAAGAGCAGTAATGAAAAGGACGAAAAAAGCGAAGAAAAGGAAAAGAAAACGGATTGGTTAGGGACGGTCATGGGGGCTGTTAAAAATATGGATCCCGAACAGGTTCAAGGACAAATCCATAATATAAGCCAGGCACTCGGAGCAATCCAGGGTGTGCTTTCTCAGTTCCAGGGAAGCAAAGGCGGACAGCAGCCATCGAATAGTTCAGGACCTTCACATCCTTTCTCCTTCAGGCAGGATTAG
- a CDS encoding YlbE-like family protein encodes MRKDVMEQLRSNKELIEFVRSQPHWYRKLSRDPRDIYSAEIAALHHFEKTIPHKVQKFSNNIQMASMMMHMFSSMNSQS; translated from the coding sequence ATGCGCAAAGATGTCATGGAGCAATTGCGATCGAATAAAGAATTGATTGAGTTCGTGCGGTCTCAGCCACACTGGTACAGGAAACTGAGCAGGGATCCCAGGGATATTTATTCTGCAGAGATCGCGGCACTGCATCATTTTGAAAAAACGATCCCTCATAAGGTTCAAAAGTTCTCCAATAATATCCAGATGGCGTCCATGATGATGCATATGTTCTCGAGCATGAATTCCCAATCTTGA
- a CDS encoding YlbF family regulator gives MRFGGEPALLAVTSERVLLLEEAEQLVSMILQSDIAEYYRECLYKVKNNPETKRKVRDFVDMKERYEEVQRFGKYHPDYKEVMGQIRIVKRDLDMDEVIAEFKKAENDLQNMLDEVSVIIGRSVSDSVKVPTGNPFFESSCGGGCGSGGSCGCSA, from the coding sequence ATGAGGTTCGGAGGTGAGCCAGCATTGCTTGCTGTTACATCAGAAAGAGTACTATTGTTGGAAGAAGCTGAACAGTTAGTCAGCATGATTTTACAATCAGATATTGCCGAATATTATCGGGAATGTTTATATAAGGTGAAGAATAATCCGGAGACAAAGAGGAAGGTTCGGGACTTTGTGGACATGAAGGAGCGCTATGAAGAGGTTCAGCGTTTCGGGAAGTACCATCCTGACTATAAGGAAGTCATGGGACAGATCAGGATAGTGAAAAGAGACCTGGATATGGATGAGGTTATTGCCGAATTCAAAAAAGCGGAAAATGATTTGCAAAATATGCTTGATGAGGTTAGCGTCATCATCGGCAGATCCGTTTCGGATAGCGTGAAGGTTCCTACCGGCAATCCATTCTTCGAGAGCTCTTGCGGAGGCGGCTGTGGCAGCGGAGGAAGCTGTGGGTGCTCTGCTTAA
- a CDS encoding YlbG family protein: protein MIGQRQGIIVWLYSLKQAKMLRRFGNVHFVSKKLKYAVIYCNLDEAESLMEKINSYSFVKKVEPSYKPFLKMEFENSSPDKAKEYDYKMGI from the coding sequence ATGATAGGACAGAGGCAGGGAATCATCGTCTGGCTGTATTCATTAAAACAAGCCAAGATGCTTAGAAGATTTGGAAATGTTCATTTTGTCTCGAAAAAATTGAAATATGCAGTAATATATTGCAATCTTGATGAGGCAGAGTCGCTGATGGAGAAAATCAATTCATATTCGTTTGTTAAAAAGGTGGAACCTTCCTATAAACCATTCTTAAAGATGGAATTCGAAAACTCATCCCCTGATAAAGCAAAAGAATATGACTATAAGATGGGAATATAG
- a CDS encoding methylthioribose kinase translates to MIQRFIELGEGYSDLYELLETARANQHRLMHLMAIHTKINEKEVTSLVVVLKPTDPGKFQALYVCREGIPNPHVLNNKRFDMFAELASELGKTIIEFDAKPSTMFPEKELYYQHLIGILRLNHYIPPLQ, encoded by the coding sequence TTGATTCAGCGCTTTATAGAGCTTGGAGAAGGATATTCCGATCTTTACGAACTATTAGAAACTGCCAGGGCAAACCAGCATCGACTGATGCACTTAATGGCGATCCATACAAAAATAAATGAAAAAGAGGTAACTTCCCTTGTCGTTGTGCTCAAACCAACAGATCCAGGGAAATTCCAGGCCCTTTACGTATGCAGAGAAGGCATTCCAAACCCTCATGTCTTGAATAACAAACGCTTCGACATGTTCGCGGAACTCGCCTCTGAACTTGGGAAAACAATCATTGAATTTGATGCAAAGCCATCAACCATGTTCCCTGAAAAAGAATTGTACTATCAGCACCTAATAGGCATTTTAAGGCTGAACCACTATATTCCGCCGCTACAATAG
- the rsmD gene encoding 16S rRNA (guanine(966)-N(2))-methyltransferase RsmD: MRVVSGEFKGRVLKAVPGTSTRPTTDKVKESLFNMIGPYFSGGIGLDLFAGSGGLGIEALSRGLEKVIFVDREGKAIHVINENLKSCGLEEKAEVYRNDAIRALKAIQKRDLKFDYIFLDPPYKKQQLVKLLELIDKEGLVHQDGLIVCEHASEITLPAQVGGLVQSRNEKYGIIGITLYKVEAEDEGEV; encoded by the coding sequence ATGAGAGTTGTATCAGGTGAATTTAAGGGGCGCGTTTTGAAAGCGGTACCGGGAACATCAACAAGGCCTACTACTGACAAAGTAAAGGAATCGCTATTCAATATGATTGGCCCTTATTTTTCAGGAGGAATCGGCCTTGACTTATTCGCAGGAAGCGGAGGGCTGGGAATTGAAGCTCTAAGCAGGGGCCTTGAAAAAGTTATCTTTGTCGACCGAGAGGGCAAGGCAATTCATGTCATTAATGAAAATCTGAAATCCTGCGGTTTGGAAGAAAAAGCCGAGGTATACCGGAACGATGCTATCAGGGCGTTGAAGGCGATTCAAAAAAGAGATCTAAAGTTCGATTATATATTCTTGGATCCTCCATATAAGAAGCAGCAGTTGGTCAAGCTGTTGGAACTGATTGATAAAGAAGGCCTTGTTCATCAGGATGGGTTGATCGTCTGCGAGCATGCCTCTGAGATTACCCTGCCTGCTCAGGTAGGTGGGCTTGTCCAGTCAAGAAACGAAAAATATGGAATAATCGGGATTACTCTCTATAAAGTTGAGGCAGAAGACGAGGGGGAAGTTTAA
- the coaD gene encoding pantetheine-phosphate adenylyltransferase: protein MARVAVCPGSFDPITLGHLDIITRAAKVFDEIYVVVLNNSSKKPLFSVEERIQLIEQVTKGIANVKVDSFQGLLVDYAESVNANAIIRGLRAVSDFEYEMQITSMNRVLSDKIETFFIMTNNQYSFLSSSIVKEVAKYDGKISELVPPEVEEALLTKFKNEEKE from the coding sequence GTGGCAAGAGTTGCAGTTTGTCCAGGCAGTTTCGATCCGATTACCCTTGGGCATTTGGATATCATTACAAGAGCAGCAAAAGTATTTGATGAGATTTATGTAGTTGTTTTAAATAATTCTTCAAAGAAACCATTGTTTTCTGTGGAGGAAAGAATCCAACTTATCGAACAGGTGACAAAGGGAATCGCCAATGTAAAAGTAGATTCCTTTCAGGGTTTGCTCGTTGATTATGCAGAGAGCGTCAACGCAAATGCAATCATCAGGGGCTTGCGAGCTGTTTCGGACTTTGAATATGAGATGCAAATCACATCCATGAACAGGGTTTTAAGTGATAAAATCGAGACATTCTTCATAATGACAAACAACCAGTATTCTTTCTTGAGTTCAAGTATCGTTAAAGAGGTTGCAAAATATGATGGGAAAATATCCGAATTGGTTCCACCTGAGGTCGAAGAGGCTTTACTGACAAAATTCAAAAACGAAGAAAAGGAATAA
- the ylbJ gene encoding sporulation integral membrane protein YlbJ — MLKSRIKTLFLAASVTLLAASLIAFPQQSFDASIRGLNMWWEIVFPSLLPFFIVSEMLIGFGVVRFIGVLLEPLMRPLFRVPGVGGFVWAMGMASGFPAGAKLTARMRQEGQLTKIEAERLVSFTNSSNPLFIFGAVSVGFFYNVQLGVILALAHYLGNISVGLIMRFYGRNEENTTKEKEKEKNLSIRDAFAALHRTRLKDNRPIGKLLGDAVMSSIQTLLMIGGFIILFSVINKLLFHLHITAFLAEFLEILLMMLGMTDMLSLPFISGLFEITLGSQMTSQIQESTLMHQAVITSFILAFSGFSVQAQVASILAQTDIRFQPFFFARIIHGFFAAFYAFILWKPVYVRFFEDGQPSNALPVMEYLTSEGSRLAEAHNMLITVGPLITIGSLLVYVWLLGNRILKEK, encoded by the coding sequence GTGCTTAAATCCAGAATAAAAACACTTTTCCTTGCAGCCTCCGTAACTTTGCTGGCTGCTTCACTCATTGCTTTTCCTCAGCAATCTTTTGATGCTTCGATAAGAGGCTTGAATATGTGGTGGGAAATTGTTTTTCCCTCACTCCTTCCTTTTTTCATCGTTTCAGAAATGCTGATTGGATTCGGTGTTGTACGCTTTATTGGTGTTTTGTTAGAACCTCTGATGCGGCCGCTGTTCAGAGTTCCCGGTGTTGGCGGTTTTGTCTGGGCTATGGGCATGGCTTCCGGTTTCCCTGCCGGTGCAAAGCTTACAGCCAGGATGCGACAGGAGGGGCAGCTGACAAAAATTGAAGCAGAAAGGCTTGTATCCTTCACAAATTCGTCCAATCCGTTATTCATTTTTGGGGCCGTCTCAGTTGGTTTTTTCTATAATGTACAGCTCGGTGTTATTCTGGCACTGGCCCACTACCTAGGGAACATCAGCGTAGGATTGATTATGAGGTTCTATGGCAGAAACGAAGAAAATACAACAAAGGAAAAGGAAAAGGAAAAAAACCTTTCGATCAGAGATGCATTTGCGGCATTGCACCGGACAAGGCTAAAAGACAACCGCCCGATCGGAAAACTGCTGGGTGACGCCGTTATGTCCTCCATCCAGACACTGTTGATGATTGGCGGATTCATTATCTTATTCTCAGTCATTAATAAACTATTATTCCATCTTCACATCACAGCATTTCTGGCCGAATTTCTGGAAATCCTGCTGATGATGCTTGGCATGACGGATATGCTTAGCTTGCCTTTCATTTCCGGTTTATTCGAAATCACGCTCGGCAGTCAGATGACCAGCCAGATCCAGGAATCCACTTTGATGCATCAGGCAGTCATAACCAGCTTCATCCTCGCATTCAGTGGGTTCAGCGTCCAGGCCCAGGTTGCAAGCATCCTTGCCCAGACAGATATACGCTTCCAGCCTTTCTTTTTTGCTAGAATCATTCACGGTTTCTTTGCGGCCTTTTATGCTTTTATTCTATGGAAACCGGTATATGTTCGATTTTTTGAAGATGGGCAGCCTTCCAATGCCCTCCCTGTAATGGAATACCTTACTTCAGAAGGCAGCCGCCTGGCAGAGGCACACAATATGCTTATCACGGTCGGACCGCTAATAACAATCGGCAGTTTGCTCGTTTATGTTTGGTTGCTTGGAAATCGGATATTGAAAGAAAAATAA